Proteins from one Bacteroides zhangwenhongii genomic window:
- a CDS encoding HIT family protein: protein MATIFSRIIAGEIPCYKVAENEKFFAFLDINPLVKGHTLVVPKQEVDYIFDLSDEDLAAMHVFAKKVARAIEKAFPCQKVGEAVIGLEVPHAHIHLIPIQKESDMLFSNPKLKLSDEEFKSIAQAINSSL, encoded by the coding sequence ATGGCAACAATATTCAGCAGAATCATCGCAGGCGAAATCCCCTGCTACAAGGTGGCGGAAAACGAAAAGTTTTTTGCTTTCCTCGATATCAATCCGTTGGTAAAGGGACATACATTGGTAGTGCCCAAACAGGAAGTAGACTATATTTTCGATTTGAGCGATGAAGACCTGGCCGCAATGCATGTATTTGCAAAAAAGGTAGCCCGTGCCATCGAAAAAGCTTTCCCATGCCAAAAAGTGGGCGAAGCAGTTATCGGACTCGAAGTTCCTCACGCTCATATTCATTTAATTCCTATCCAAAAGGAATCGGATATGTTGTTCTCAAATCCGAAATTGAAATTGTCGGATGAAGAATTCAAGTCGATAGCACAAGCAATCAACTCCTCTCTATAA
- the greA gene encoding transcription elongation factor GreA, which yields MAYMSEEGYKKLMAELKELETVERPKISAAIAEARDKGDLSENAEYDAAKEAQGMLEMRINKLKTVIADAKIIDESKLKTDSVQILNKVELKNVKNGMKMTYTIVSESEANLKEGKISVNTPIAQGLLGKKVGEVAEITVPQGKIALEVVNISF from the coding sequence ATGGCTTATATGTCAGAAGAAGGTTACAAAAAACTAATGGCGGAACTTAAAGAGCTGGAAACAGTGGAACGCCCGAAGATCTCTGCGGCAATAGCCGAAGCCAGAGATAAAGGAGACTTATCGGAAAATGCAGAATACGATGCCGCCAAAGAAGCGCAAGGTATGTTGGAAATGCGCATCAACAAACTGAAAACGGTGATCGCAGATGCAAAAATCATTGATGAGTCCAAACTCAAAACAGATTCCGTACAGATTTTAAATAAGGTGGAACTGAAGAACGTGAAGAACGGTATGAAAATGACTTATACCATTGTTTCTGAAAGCGAAGCTAACTTGAAGGAAGGCAAGATTTCCGTTAACACTCCGATTGCACAAGGACTGCTTGGCAAGAAGGTAGGTGAAGTTGCAGAAATTACAGTTCCGCAGGGCAAAATTGCATTGGAAGTAGTAAACATATCATTTTAA
- a CDS encoding DUF4369 domain-containing protein: MKKITFTALAALTITACSTGPKFQVNGDVSGADGKMLYLEASGLEGIVPLDSVKLKGEGTFSFKQARPESPEFYRLRIDDKVINFSVDSIETVQIKAPYVDFSTDYTVEGSENSNKIKELTLKQIRLQKNVDDLLAALRGNKIGHDVFEDSLATLLGKYKEDVKVNYIFAAPNTAAAYFALFQKLNNYLIFDPLNNKDDVKCFAAVATSLNNTFPNAVRSKNLYNIVIKGMKNTRQPQAKALEIPQDKIVETGIIDIALRDVKGNVRKLTDLKGKVVLLDFSVFQSPAGAPHNLMLRELYNTYASQGLEIYQVSLDADEHYWKTSAANLPWVCVRDGNGVYSTNVAVYNVRQVPSIFLINRNNELKLRGEDIKDLEAAVKSLL; the protein is encoded by the coding sequence ATGAAAAAGATAACTTTTACAGCACTTGCCGCACTTACTATTACAGCTTGTAGTACCGGTCCTAAATTCCAGGTGAACGGGGATGTATCAGGAGCCGACGGCAAAATGCTTTATCTGGAAGCTTCCGGTCTGGAAGGTATTGTTCCGCTCGATTCAGTGAAACTGAAAGGTGAAGGTACATTCAGCTTTAAACAAGCTCGTCCCGAGTCTCCCGAATTTTACCGTCTGCGGATAGACGACAAAGTAATCAACTTTTCTGTAGACTCTATCGAAACGGTTCAGATCAAAGCTCCGTATGTGGACTTCTCCACCGATTATACCGTAGAAGGTTCGGAAAACAGCAACAAGATAAAAGAACTGACGCTGAAACAAATCCGTCTCCAGAAAAATGTGGATGACCTGTTGGCTGCACTGCGCGGCAACAAGATAGGACACGATGTCTTTGAGGACAGTCTGGCAACATTGCTCGGTAAATATAAAGAGGACGTGAAAGTGAACTATATCTTCGCAGCTCCCAACACGGCAGCCGCCTATTTCGCACTGTTCCAGAAGCTGAACAATTATCTGATATTCGATCCGTTGAATAATAAAGATGACGTGAAATGTTTTGCAGCCGTAGCGACGAGCCTCAACAACACATTCCCCAATGCCGTACGCTCCAAGAATCTTTATAACATTGTTATCAAAGGTATGAAGAATACACGCCAGCCGCAAGCGAAAGCTTTGGAGATTCCGCAAGACAAAATTGTAGAAACAGGAATTATAGATATCGCATTGCGTGACGTAAAAGGAAATGTACGTAAGCTGACCGATTTGAAAGGTAAAGTCGTATTACTTGACTTCTCCGTGTTCCAATCGCCAGCAGGTGCTCCCCACAACCTGATGCTTCGCGAACTATATAATACATACGCTTCGCAAGGTCTGGAAATTTACCAGGTATCTCTCGACGCGGACGAGCACTATTGGAAAACATCGGCCGCCAACCTTCCGTGGGTATGCGTACGCGATGGCAACGGAGTATATTCTACGAATGTAGCTGTATATAATGTACGCCAAGTACCGTCCATCTTCCTGATTAATCGCAACAACGAACTGAAACTTCGCGGCGAAGATATCAAAGATTTGGAAGCTGCCGTCAAGTCATTGCTCTAA